A genomic segment from Hypomesus transpacificus isolate Combined female chromosome 13, fHypTra1, whole genome shotgun sequence encodes:
- the LOC124475837 gene encoding protein FAM186A-like: MLLGCFYSVSWICVLFGVRTVQPDTIVADMIHEPLPYGSLLDFTSSDSAISSYQSKGGSRGPNYVTDVSVSYPHIPSQSGQLSHLTAPQPGQVSNYAVQPQPGWGSNIKGPPQPGWESGITGPPQLGQVSNIPASPGPLTNITAPSQPKQGSNITGPPQPGQGGIITGPPQPGQGGIITGPPQPGQMRNVTIAQLQPGQGSNITVAPQPAQGSNVTVAPPQPGQGSNITVAPPQLGQGSNIPASPKHGPLTNITAPSQPEQGSNIPGPPQPGWGSNTTSPSQPGQMSNVTIAPLQPGQGSNITGPPKPGWGSNITGPPQPGQGGNITVAPPQPAQGGNITGPSQPRWESNVSVSPQPGQGSNITGPPQLGHGSSISVPPQTGQGSNITFAPPQPGQGSNITGPPQPGQGSSITVALLIPGWQSNITGPPQPGQGSNVAGPTQPAQGSNVTVAPPQPAQGTNVTVAPPQPAQGGNITVAPPQPGQGGNITGPPTPGWVKSITIPPQTGWATSISVSPQSEQGSNITGPPQPGQGSNITGPPQPGQGSSITVALLIPGWQSNITGPPQLGQGSNVAGPTQPAKGSNVTVAPPQPAQGGNITVAPPQPGQGGNITGPPTPGWVKSITIPPQTGWATSISVSPQPGQGSNITGPSQPEQGSSITVAPPQPAQGTNVTVAPPQPAQGGNITGPSQPRWESNVSVPPQPGQISHITVGSPQPGSVSNITGLPTPGWVKSITIPPQTGWATSISVSPQPEQGSNITGPPQLGHGSSISVPPQTGQGSHITFAPPQPGQGSNITGPPQPAKGSNVTVAPPQPAQGGNITGPPTPGWVKSITIPPQTGWATSISVSPQSEQGSNITGPPQPGQGSNITGPPQPGQGSNITGPPQLGQGSNVAGPTQPAKGSNVTVAPPQPAQGGNITVAPPQPGQGGNITGPPTPGWVKSITIPPQTGWATSISVSPQPGQGSNITGPSQPEQGSSITVAPPQPAQGTNVTVAPPQPAQGGNITGPSQPRWESNVSVPPQPGQISHITVGSPQPGSVSNITGLPTPGWVKSITIPPQTGWATSISVSPQPEQGSNITGPPQLGHGSSISVPPQTGQGSHITFAPPQPGQGSNITGPPQPAKGSNVTVAPPQPAQGGNITGPPTPGWVKSITIPPQTGWATSISVSPQSEQGSNITGPPQPGQGSNITGPPQPGQGSSITVALLIPGWQSNITGPPQLGQGSNVAGPTQPAKGSNVTVAPPQPAQGGNITVAPPQPGQGGNITGPPTPGWVKSITIPPQTGWATSISVSPQPGQGSNITGPSQPEQGSSITVAPPQPAQGTNVTVAPPQPAQGGNITGPSQPRWESNVSVPPQPGQISHITVGSPQPGSVSNITGLPTPGWVKSITIPPQTGWATSISVSPQPEQGSNITGPPQLGHGSSISVPPQTGQGSNITGPPQPGQGGNITGPSQLEWKSNITSPSQPEQGSIITVAPPQAGLASNITVASQPGQVSNMTGPLQLGQINNLAFPPLLGQVGYLPYQQQLSIPSTQELQISQLSYFIDYHKIFEYIKALITNIYFSEGLFQSLLNDTRANVEV, from the exons ATGCTACTAGGATGCTTTTACAG TGTGTCCTGGATATGTGTCCTGTTTGGAGTCAGAACAGTTCAGCCAGACACAATAG TTGCAGATATGATCCATGAGCCCTTGCCTTATGGTAGCCTGTTGGACTTCACTAGCTCTGATTCTGCAATCAGTAGCTATCAGTCTAAAGGAGGAAGTCGAGGGCCCAACTATGTTACAGATGTATCTGTCAGCTACCCACATATACCTTCGCAATCTGGCCAACTCAGCCACCTTACTGCTCCACAACCTGGCCAAGTAAGCAACTATGCTGTTCAACCCCAACCTGGATGGGGCAGCAACATCAAAGGCCCACCCCAACCTGGATGGGAGAGCGGCATCACTGGGCCACCCCAACTTGGACAGGTCAGCAACATTCCTGCTTCACCTGGACCATTGACCAACATCACTGCACCATCCCAACCTAAACAGGGCAGCAACATCACTGGTCCACCCCAACCTGGACAGGGTGGCATCATCACTGGTCCACCCCAACCTGGACAGGGTGGCATCATCACTGGTCCACCCCAACCTGGACAGATGCGCAACGTCACCATTGCACAACTTCAACCTGGACAGGGCAGCAACATCACTGTTGCTCCACAACCTGCACAGGGTAGCAATGTTACTGTTGCTCCACCACAACCTGGACAGGGCAGCAACATCACTGTTGCTCCACCACAACTTGGACAGGGTAGCAACATTCCTGCTTCACCTAAACATGGACCATTGACCAACATAACTGCACCATCCCAACCTGAACAGGGCAGTAACATCCCTGGTCCACCCCAACCTGGATGGGGCAGCAACACCACTAGTCCTTCCCAACCCGGACAGATGAGTAACGTCACCATTGCACCTCTTCAACCTGGACAGGGCAGCAACATCACTGGTCCACCTAAACCAGGATGG GGCAGCAACATCACTGGTCCACCACAGCCTGGACAGGGCGGCAACATCACTGTTGCTCCACCACAACCTGCACAGGGCGGCAACATCACTGGTCCATCCCAACCTAGGTGGGAGAGCAACGTCAGTGTTTCACCCCAACCTGGACAGGGCAGCAACATCACTGGTCCACCCCAACTTGGACATGGTAGCAGCATCAGTGTTCCACCTCAAACTGGTCAGGGCAGCAACATCACTTTTGCTCCACCCCAACCTGGACAGGGCAGCAACATCACTGGTCCACCCCAACCTGGACAGGGTAGCAGCATCACTGTTGCTCTGCTAATACCTGGATGGCAGAGCAACATCACTGGGCCACCCCAACCTGGACAGGGCAGCAACGTCGCTGGCCCAACCCAACCTGCACAGGGTAGCAATGTTACTGTTGCTCCACCACAACCTGCACAGGGTACCAATGTTACTGTTGCTCCACCACAACCTGCACAGGGCGGCAACATCACTGTTGCTCCACCACAACCTGGACAGGGCGGCAACATCACTGGTCCACCTACACCAGGATGGGTCAAATCCATCACTATCCCTCCACAAACTGGATGGGCAACCAGCATCAGTGTTTCACCCCAATCTGAACAGGGCAGCAACATCACTGGTCCACCCCAACCTGGACAGGGCAGCAACATCACTGGTCCACCCCAACCTGGACAGGGTAGCAGCATCACTGTTGCTCTGCTAATACCTGGATGGCAGAGCAACATCACTGGGCCACCCCAACTTGGACAGGGCAGCAACGTCGCTGGCCCAACCCAACCTGCGAAGGGAAGCAATGTTACTGTTGCTCCACCACAACCTGCACAGGGCGGCAACATCACTGTTGCTCCACCACAACCTGGACAGGGCGGCAACATCACTGGTCCACCTACACCAGGATGGGTCAAATCCATCACTATTCCTCCACAAACTGGATGGGCAACCAGCATCAGTGTTTCACCCCAACCTGGACAGGGCAGCAACATCACAGGTCCATCCCAACCTGAACAGGGTAGCAGCATCACTGTTGCTCCACCACAACCTGCACAGGGTACCAATGTTACTGTTGCTCCACCACAACCTGCACAGGGCGGCAACATCACTGGTCCATCCCAACCTAGGTGGGAGAGCAACGTCAGTGTTCCACCCCAACCTGGACAGATTAGCCACATCACAGTTGGTTCACCACAACCTGGTTCGGTCAGCAACATCACTGGTCTACCTACACCAGGATGGGTCAAATCCATCACTATCCCTCCACAAACTGGATGGGCAACCAGCATCAGTGTTTCACCCCAACCTGAACAGGGCAGCAACATCACTGGTCCACCCCAACTTGGACATGGTAGCAGCATTAGTGTTCCACCTCAAACTGGTCAGGGCAGCCACATCACTTTTGCTCCACCCCAACCTGGACAGGGCAGCAACATCACTGGTCCACCCCAACCTGCGAAGGGAAGCAATGTTACTGTTGCTCCACCACAACCTGCACAGGGCGGCAACATCACTGGTCCACCTACACCAGGATGGGTCAAATCCATCACTATCCCTCCACAAACTGGATGGGCAACCAGCATCAGTGTTTCACCCCAATCTGAACAGGGCAGCAACATCACTGGTCCACCCCAACCTGGACAGGGCAGCAACATCACTGGTCCACCCCAACCTGGACAGGG GAGCAACATCACTGGGCCACCCCAACTTGGACAGGGCAGCAACGTCGCTGGCCCAACCCAACCTGCGAAGGGAAGCAATGTTACTGTTGCTCCACCACAACCTGCACAGGGCGGCAACATCACTGTTGCTCCACCACAACCTGGACAGGGCGGCAACATCACTGGTCCACCTACACCAGGATGGGTCAAATCCATCACTATTCCTCCACAAACTGGATGGGCAACCAGCATCAGTGTTTCACCCCAACCTGGACAGGGCAGCAACATCACAGGTCCATCCCAACCTGAACAGGGTAGCAGCATCACTGTTGCTCCACCACAACCTGCACAGGGTACCAATGTTACTGTTGCTCCACCACAACCTGCACAGGGCGGCAACATCACTGGTCCATCCCAACCTAGGTGGGAGAGCAACGTCAGTGTTCCACCCCAACCTGGACAGATTAGCCACATCACAGTTGGTTCACCACAACCTGGTTCGGTCAGCAACATCACTGGTCTACCTACACCAGGATGGGTCAAATCCATCACTATCCCTCCACAAACTGGATGGGCAACCAGCATCAGTGTTTCACCCCAACCTGAACAGGGCAGCAACATCACTGGTCCACCCCAACTTGGACATGGTAGCAGCATTAGTGTTCCACCTCAAACTGGTCAGGGCAGCCACATCACTTTTGCTCCACCCCAACCTGGACAGGGCAGCAACATCACTGGTCCACCCCAACCTGCGAAGGGAAGCAATGTTACTGTTGCTCCACCACAACCTGCACAGGGCGGCAACATCACTGGTCCACCTACACCAGGATGGGTCAAATCCATCACTATCCCTCCACAAACTGGATGGGCAACCAGCATCAGTGTTTCACCCCAATCTGAACAGGGCAGCAACATCACTGGTCCACCCCAACCTGGACAGGGCAGCAACATCACTGGTCCACCCCAACCTGGACAGGGTAGCAGCATCACTGTTGCTCTGCTAATACCTGGATGGCAGAGCAACATCACTGGGCCACCCCAACTTGGACAGGGCAGCAACGTCGCTGGCCCAACCCAACCTGCGAAGGGAAGCAATGTTACTGTTGCTCCACCACAACCTGCACAGGGCGGCAACATCACTGTTGCTCCACCACAACCTGGACAGGGCGGCAACATCACTGGTCCACCTACACCAGGATGGGTCAAATCCATCACTATTCCTCCACAAACTGGATGGGCAACCAGCATCAGTGTTTCACCCCAACCTGGACAGGGCAGCAACATCACAGGTCCATCCCAACCTGAACAGGGTAGCAGCATCACTGTTGCTCCACCACAACCTGCACAGGGTACCAATGTTACTGTTGCTCCACCACAACCTGCACAGGGCGGCAACATCACTGGTCCATCCCAACCTAGGTGGGAGAGCAACGTCAGTGTTCCACCCCAACCTGGACAGATTAGCCACATCACAGTTGGTTCACCACAACCTGGTTCGGTCAGCAACATCACTGGTCTACCTACACCAGGATGGGTCAAATCCATCACTATCCCTCCACAAACTGGATGGGCAACCAGCATCAGTGTTTCACCCCAACCTGAACAGGGCAGCAACATCACTGGTCCACCCCAACTTGGACATGGTAGCAGCATCAGTGTTCCACCTCAAACTGGTCAGGGCAGCAACATCACTGGTCCACCACAACCTGGACAGGGTGGCAACATCACTGGCCCATCCCAACTTGAATGGAAGAGCAACATCACCAGTCCATCCCAACCTGAACAGGGTAGCATTATCACTGTTGCTCCACCACAAGCTGGATTAGCAAGCAACATTACTGTTGCTTCACAACCTGGACAGGTTAGCAACATGACTGGACCACTTCAGCTGGGACAGATCAATAACCTGGCATTTCCTCCACTACTTGGGCAGGTTGGCTACCTTCCTTATCAGCAGCAACTCTCCATTCCTAGCACTCAGGAACTTCAAATCAGTCAGCTCAGCTATTTCATCGACTACCACAAAATATTTGAGTATATAAAAGCATTGATCACCAATATCTATTTTTCTGAAGGCTTATTTCAAAGTCTACTCAATGACACCAGAGCAAATGTTGAAGTGTAA
- the LOC124475397 gene encoding SAP30-binding protein isoform X1, which produces MRQSFGVAMASGKRSALLSSLAEYGESEPDSDPEPDQIEARGVGLVSASYGEDDVSRVEDPEDKGSLDEDSGESSRNSEEEESEEGGDPDDIKVISEAERRDPNELVALFSEKVRNMCPDEIRIPPEPPGRCSTHLQEKIQKLYERKLHGDFDTNNHIQKKKEFRNPSIYEKLIQFCSIDELGTNYPKDMFDPHGWSEDSYYEALAKAQKVEMDKLEKAKKERTKVRTTGEIEFVTGTKKGTNPTCAAASTTNTTTTSTAEAQKRKSKWDSAVPVTLAQAPLLTTTATLPGVVSVTTTASGTKTTVISAVGTILKKAKQ; this is translated from the exons ATGCGACAGTCTTTCGGCGTAGCAATGGCGAGTGGCAAAAGGAGTGCGCTTCTCTCTTCTTTGGCTGAGTATGGGGAATCAGAGCCTGATTCCGACCCAGAACCAGATCAGATAG AGGCTCGTGGAGTGGGTCTCGTGTCGGCAAGCTACGGTGAAGATGACGTGAGCCGGGTAGAAGACCCCGAAGACAAGGGATCGCTAGACGAGGATAGTGGGGAGAGCTCCCGCAATTCG gaagaggaggaatctGAAGAAGGGGGAGATCCAGATGACATTAAG GTGATCTCAGAGGCAGAAAGGAGAGACCCCAATGAGCTGGTTG CACTGTTCTCGGAGAAGGTGAGGAACATGTGCCCTGACGAGATCAGGATTCCCCCGGAGCCCCCCGGACGCTGCTCCACCCatctgcag GAGAAGATCCAAAAGCTGTATGAGAGAAAGCTACATGGGGACTTTGACACCAACAACCACATCCAAAAGAAGAAGGAGTTCAGGAACCCAAG CATTTACGAGAAGCTAATCCAGTTCTGCAGCATCGACGAACTGGGAACCAACTACCCTAAAGACATGTTTGACCCTCACGGCTGGTCTGAGGACTCCTACTACGAAGCCCTAG CCAAAGCCCAGAAGGTCGAGATGGACAAGCTGGAGAAGGCTAAGAAGGAGAGGACCAAGGTGAGGACGACCGGAGAA ATCGAGTTTGTGACAGGCACTAAGAAGGGCACCAATCCTACCTGCGCAGCGGcctccaccaccaacaccaccaccacatctacag caGAAGCTCAGAAGAGGAAAAGTAAATGGGACTCTGCCGTGCCAGTGACCCTGGCACAGGCCCCTCTTCTCACTACCACGGCGACCCTGCCAGGGGTCGTCTCCGTGACGACCACCGCCAGCGGCACCAAGACCACTGTCATCTCTGCCGTGGGCACCATTCTGAAAAAAGCCAAgcagtga
- the LOC124475397 gene encoding SAP30-binding protein isoform X2 has product MRQSFGVAMASGKRSALLSSLAEYGESEPDSDPEPDQIEARGVGLVSASYGEDDVSRVEDPEDKGSLDEDSGESSRNSEEEESEEGGDPDDIKVISEAERRDPNELVALFSEKVRNMCPDEIRIPPEPPGRCSTHLQEKIQKLYERKLHGDFDTNNHIQKKKEFRNPSIYEKLIQFCSIDELGTNYPKDMFDPHGWSEDSYYEALAKAQKVEMDKLEKAKKERTKVRTTGEIEFVTGTKKGTNPTCAAASTTNTTTTSTEAQKRKSKWDSAVPVTLAQAPLLTTTATLPGVVSVTTTASGTKTTVISAVGTILKKAKQ; this is encoded by the exons ATGCGACAGTCTTTCGGCGTAGCAATGGCGAGTGGCAAAAGGAGTGCGCTTCTCTCTTCTTTGGCTGAGTATGGGGAATCAGAGCCTGATTCCGACCCAGAACCAGATCAGATAG AGGCTCGTGGAGTGGGTCTCGTGTCGGCAAGCTACGGTGAAGATGACGTGAGCCGGGTAGAAGACCCCGAAGACAAGGGATCGCTAGACGAGGATAGTGGGGAGAGCTCCCGCAATTCG gaagaggaggaatctGAAGAAGGGGGAGATCCAGATGACATTAAG GTGATCTCAGAGGCAGAAAGGAGAGACCCCAATGAGCTGGTTG CACTGTTCTCGGAGAAGGTGAGGAACATGTGCCCTGACGAGATCAGGATTCCCCCGGAGCCCCCCGGACGCTGCTCCACCCatctgcag GAGAAGATCCAAAAGCTGTATGAGAGAAAGCTACATGGGGACTTTGACACCAACAACCACATCCAAAAGAAGAAGGAGTTCAGGAACCCAAG CATTTACGAGAAGCTAATCCAGTTCTGCAGCATCGACGAACTGGGAACCAACTACCCTAAAGACATGTTTGACCCTCACGGCTGGTCTGAGGACTCCTACTACGAAGCCCTAG CCAAAGCCCAGAAGGTCGAGATGGACAAGCTGGAGAAGGCTAAGAAGGAGAGGACCAAGGTGAGGACGACCGGAGAA ATCGAGTTTGTGACAGGCACTAAGAAGGGCACCAATCCTACCTGCGCAGCGGcctccaccaccaacaccaccaccacatctacag AAGCTCAGAAGAGGAAAAGTAAATGGGACTCTGCCGTGCCAGTGACCCTGGCACAGGCCCCTCTTCTCACTACCACGGCGACCCTGCCAGGGGTCGTCTCCGTGACGACCACCGCCAGCGGCACCAAGACCACTGTCATCTCTGCCGTGGGCACCATTCTGAAAAAAGCCAAgcagtga
- the LOC124475397 gene encoding SAP30-binding protein isoform X3: MRQSFGVAMASGKRSALLSSLAEYGESEPDSDPEPDQIEARGVGLVSASYGEDDVSRVEDPEDKGSLDEDSGESSRNSEEEESEEGGDPDDIKVISEAERRDPNELVALFSEKVRNMCPDEIRIPPEPPGRCSTHLQEKIQKLYERKLHGDFDTNNHIQKKKEFRNPSIYEKLIQFCSIDELGTNYPKDMFDPHGWSEDSYYEALAKAQKVEMDKLEKAKKERTKIEFVTGTKKGTNPTCAAASTTNTTTTSTAEAQKRKSKWDSAVPVTLAQAPLLTTTATLPGVVSVTTTASGTKTTVISAVGTILKKAKQ, from the exons ATGCGACAGTCTTTCGGCGTAGCAATGGCGAGTGGCAAAAGGAGTGCGCTTCTCTCTTCTTTGGCTGAGTATGGGGAATCAGAGCCTGATTCCGACCCAGAACCAGATCAGATAG AGGCTCGTGGAGTGGGTCTCGTGTCGGCAAGCTACGGTGAAGATGACGTGAGCCGGGTAGAAGACCCCGAAGACAAGGGATCGCTAGACGAGGATAGTGGGGAGAGCTCCCGCAATTCG gaagaggaggaatctGAAGAAGGGGGAGATCCAGATGACATTAAG GTGATCTCAGAGGCAGAAAGGAGAGACCCCAATGAGCTGGTTG CACTGTTCTCGGAGAAGGTGAGGAACATGTGCCCTGACGAGATCAGGATTCCCCCGGAGCCCCCCGGACGCTGCTCCACCCatctgcag GAGAAGATCCAAAAGCTGTATGAGAGAAAGCTACATGGGGACTTTGACACCAACAACCACATCCAAAAGAAGAAGGAGTTCAGGAACCCAAG CATTTACGAGAAGCTAATCCAGTTCTGCAGCATCGACGAACTGGGAACCAACTACCCTAAAGACATGTTTGACCCTCACGGCTGGTCTGAGGACTCCTACTACGAAGCCCTAG CCAAAGCCCAGAAGGTCGAGATGGACAAGCTGGAGAAGGCTAAGAAGGAGAGGACCAAG ATCGAGTTTGTGACAGGCACTAAGAAGGGCACCAATCCTACCTGCGCAGCGGcctccaccaccaacaccaccaccacatctacag caGAAGCTCAGAAGAGGAAAAGTAAATGGGACTCTGCCGTGCCAGTGACCCTGGCACAGGCCCCTCTTCTCACTACCACGGCGACCCTGCCAGGGGTCGTCTCCGTGACGACCACCGCCAGCGGCACCAAGACCACTGTCATCTCTGCCGTGGGCACCATTCTGAAAAAAGCCAAgcagtga
- the LOC124475397 gene encoding SAP30-binding protein isoform X4, which yields MRQSFGVAMASGKRSALLSSLAEYGESEPDSDPEPDQIEARGVGLVSASYGEDDVSRVEDPEDKGSLDEDSGESSRNSEEEESEEGGDPDDIKVISEAERRDPNELVALFSEKVRNMCPDEIRIPPEPPGRCSTHLQEKIQKLYERKLHGDFDTNNHIQKKKEFRNPSIYEKLIQFCSIDELGTNYPKDMFDPHGWSEDSYYEALAKAQKVEMDKLEKAKKERTKIEFVTGTKKGTNPTCAAASTTNTTTTSTEAQKRKSKWDSAVPVTLAQAPLLTTTATLPGVVSVTTTASGTKTTVISAVGTILKKAKQ from the exons ATGCGACAGTCTTTCGGCGTAGCAATGGCGAGTGGCAAAAGGAGTGCGCTTCTCTCTTCTTTGGCTGAGTATGGGGAATCAGAGCCTGATTCCGACCCAGAACCAGATCAGATAG AGGCTCGTGGAGTGGGTCTCGTGTCGGCAAGCTACGGTGAAGATGACGTGAGCCGGGTAGAAGACCCCGAAGACAAGGGATCGCTAGACGAGGATAGTGGGGAGAGCTCCCGCAATTCG gaagaggaggaatctGAAGAAGGGGGAGATCCAGATGACATTAAG GTGATCTCAGAGGCAGAAAGGAGAGACCCCAATGAGCTGGTTG CACTGTTCTCGGAGAAGGTGAGGAACATGTGCCCTGACGAGATCAGGATTCCCCCGGAGCCCCCCGGACGCTGCTCCACCCatctgcag GAGAAGATCCAAAAGCTGTATGAGAGAAAGCTACATGGGGACTTTGACACCAACAACCACATCCAAAAGAAGAAGGAGTTCAGGAACCCAAG CATTTACGAGAAGCTAATCCAGTTCTGCAGCATCGACGAACTGGGAACCAACTACCCTAAAGACATGTTTGACCCTCACGGCTGGTCTGAGGACTCCTACTACGAAGCCCTAG CCAAAGCCCAGAAGGTCGAGATGGACAAGCTGGAGAAGGCTAAGAAGGAGAGGACCAAG ATCGAGTTTGTGACAGGCACTAAGAAGGGCACCAATCCTACCTGCGCAGCGGcctccaccaccaacaccaccaccacatctacag AAGCTCAGAAGAGGAAAAGTAAATGGGACTCTGCCGTGCCAGTGACCCTGGCACAGGCCCCTCTTCTCACTACCACGGCGACCCTGCCAGGGGTCGTCTCCGTGACGACCACCGCCAGCGGCACCAAGACCACTGTCATCTCTGCCGTGGGCACCATTCTGAAAAAAGCCAAgcagtga
- the itgb4 gene encoding integrin beta-4: MKRGEMGRWTSHLSVGVVLLTIFFDTCYAATGNHCLATRASTCSACIQAGNGCAYCPDEMFEGQRCNLLESLEAQGCVQTVTAHSSMETEKNEQINMALKQSQVAPQLMSMSLLPGEERLVDLEVFEPTKGPLDLYILMDFSNSMSDDLANLKKMGTKLADLVKTLSDDYTIGFGKFVDKVVEPQTDMRPAKLKQPWPDSDPPFSFQHSITLTSDLSTFTEKLQKEKISGNQDAPEGGFDAILQTAVCKDQIGWRNHSTHLLVFSTESAFHYEADGANVLSGILPRNDELCHLDAEGKYTEDTRQDYPSVPTLVRLLGKHNIIPIFTITNHSYSYYEKLHEYFPIAELGELEDDSVNILNILEKAFESIRSKMSIRAEDSPKAFKAEVLTSAGVLAQAGTFKVQPGSIGKFKVHVKAQEKLGEVHVCEEQVGKQDKEGVIRVKPTTFSTALNIKTSIRCPTCDCEKTPSPKAVRCHGNGDLVCGKCKCYDGWLGPFCNCSASESAIGGACLAPGVTESCSGRGDCLCGTCICYNPDQYEGALCQYDRSQCQRFGGFLCNGEGRMLHGECACEKGWEGPSCECPLSNQTCIDSKGGMCNGRGPCKCGRCECQGSGLPLSSTCEASFLAQLGTCEAKRSCVQCQAWKTGERKAKDKCDECSFKVVMVDELRPQEDVIEACSFRDEDDDCTYEYTLDYPADPSSKELEVQVLKKKDCPPAGFLWLIPLIMFLMLLLGLLLLCCWKYCACCKSCLALLPCCGRGECGRPTEASLAI; this comes from the exons ATGAAGAG gggggagatggggagatggaCGTCACATCTCTCGGTGGGGGTTGTGCTTCTCACGATCTTCTTTGACACCTGCTACGCAGCGACAG gtAACCACTGCTTGGCTACCAGGGCCAGCACCTGCTCAGCTTGTATCCAGGCAGGAAATGGCTGTGCCTACTGTCCAGATGAG ATGTTTGAAGGACAACGCTGTAACCTTTTGGAAAGCCTGGAGGCCCAAGGATGTGTTCAGACGGTGACAGCTCATAGCtccatggagacagagaaa AACGAGCAGATCAACATGGCGCTGAAGCAGTCCCAGGTGGCCCCCCAGTTGATGTCCATGTCCCTGCTGCccggggaggagaggctggtggaCCTGGAGGTGTTCGAGCCCACCAAGGGTCCTCTGGATCTTTACATCCTCATGGACTTCTCCAACTCCATGTCTGACGATCTGGCCAACCTCAAGAAGATGGGCACCAAGCTGG CTGATCTGGTGAAGACACTGTCAGATGACTACACCATCGGCTTCGGCAAGTTTGTAGACAAGGTGGTGGAGCCGCAGACGGACATGAGACCAGCGAA actgAAGCAGCCCTGGCCGGACAGCgaccctcccttctccttccagCACAGTATCACCCTGACTAGTGACCTGTCCACCTTCACCGAGAAGCTGCAGAAGGAGAAGATATCTGGCAACCAGGACGCCCCAGAGGGGGGTTTTGATGCCATACTGCAGACTGCCGTCTGTAAG gaccagaTTGGCTGGCGTAACCACAGCACCCACCTCCTGGTGTTCTCCACGGAGTCGGCGTTCCACTACGAGGCCGACGGCGCCAACGTCTTGTCGGGCATCCTGCCGCGCAACGACGAGCTGTGCCACCTGGACGCGGAGGGCAAGTACACGGAGGACACCCGGCAGGACTACCCCTCCGTCCCCACGCTGGTCCGCCTGCTGGGCAAGCACAACATCATCCCTATCTTCACCATCACCAACCACTCCTACTCCTACTACGAG aagctaCATGAATACTTCCCCATTGCTGAGCTGGGAGAGCTGGAAGATGATTCTGTCAACATCCTCAACATCCTGGAGAAAGCCTTCGAG AGTATTCGCTCTAAGATGAGTATCCGGGCAGAAGACAGTCCAAAGGCGTTTAAGGCTGAGGTGTTGACGTCTGCTGGCGTCTTGGCTCAGGCTGGAACCTTCAAAGTCCAGCCTGGATCAATA GGCAAGTTCAAGGTGCATGTGAAGGCCCAGGAGAAGCTGGGGGAGGTGCATGTGTGCGAGGAGCAGGTGGGCAAGCAGGACAAGGAGGGCGTGATTAGGGTCAAACCTACCACCTTCAGCACTGCGCTCAACATCAAGACTTCCATACGGTGTCCTACCTGCGACTGTGAGAAG ACTCCCTCCCCCAAGGCGGTGAGATGTCATGGCAACGGTGACCTGGTCTGTGGGAAGTGCAAGTGCTACGATGGCTG GCTGGGTCCGTTCTGTAACTGTTCGGCCAGCGAGTCGGCCATCGGGGGGGCGTGTCTGGCGCCCGGGGTGACGGAGTCGTGTTCGGGGCGGGGAGACTGTCTGTGTGGGACCTGCATCTGCTACAACCCAGACCAGTACGAAGGAGCCCTCTGCCAGTACGACCGCTCCCAGTGCCAGAGATTCGGAGGCTTCCTCTGCAACGGTGAGGGACGGA TGTTACATggggagtgtgcgtgtgagaaagGATGGGAGGGGCCTAGCTGTGAATGTCCACTCAGCAACCAGACCTGCATAGACAGCAAAGGG ggtaTGTGTAACGGGCGCGGGCCGTGTAAGTGCGGCCGGTGCGAGTGCCAGGGCTCGGGGCTGCCCCTCAGCTCCACCTGTGAGGCCAGCTTCCTGGCCCAGCTGGGCACGTGCGAGGCCAAGCGCAGCTGCGTGCAGTGCCAGGCCTGGAAGACGGGCGAGAGGAAGGCCAAGGACAAGTGCGACGAGTGCAGCTTCAAGGTCGTCATGGTGGACGAGCTGAGGCCAC agGAGGACGTGATCGAGGCGTGTAGTTTCCGTGACGAGGACGATGACTGCACGTACGAGTACACATTAGACTACCCAGCGGACCCCAGCTCCAAGGAGCTGGAGGTGCAGGTCCTGAAGAAGAAAG ACTGTCCCCCGGCTGGCTTCCTGTGGCTGATCCCCCTCATCATGTTCCtcatgctgctgctggggttgCTACTGCTCTGCTGCTGGAAGTACTGCGCCTGctgcaag AGTTGTCTGGCTCTACTGCCATGCTGTGGGAGAGGTGAGTGTGGCCGACCTACAGAAGCTTCTCTAGCTATATGA